The following nucleotide sequence is from Mangifera indica cultivar Alphonso chromosome 17, CATAS_Mindica_2.1, whole genome shotgun sequence.
aaatttgccttgtttatatataggggtagttttgacatttcacaaaagttgggcatttttgctttaaccttaattttttgggcaatttcgcttaaaccctcttacttttgtctattttttataatttccctttttttttcaaattagaaagaggaatatgttatattatacaatTGATACTAACATAAGGagtaaaattacaaattgatCTAAATTCGTGGATTTTTTGAAAAGTCAAAGAAGGTCAAATGATCCTCCTTGAACCCACCTCAGTCCATCTCTGGAAACACCATGGGAGCTTTGAAGTATTAGGTTTTGTTCAGACTTGATTTAGGCTATTCTATGAATAAGCTAAGTTAGTATACAAAAATCCTATTATAGTTTATTGGCAAACTTGAAAAAGCTTGAAAGATCCCTTAAGTGTACTCTAGATCatggattaatttttaatctggTTATTAACCTTACACTGGAAGGCTATTATGATGCTGACCCGGCCAGTGGAGTTGATGATATGAAATCAACCTTAAGGATACTACATTTACCTTGGTCAAAACATGATCCACTAGATCTCATGAGAAAGATGTAGCCATATCATCTACTGAATCTAAGTACAGATCTTTATCACAAGCAGCCACAAAACTTGCTTGGCTACATAGCCTGTTCGAGGAAATGCACATTTCATTGCCTGCTTGTCCTAAGTGCTAATTTATTAGAACCAAATCCAACGTATCATtcaagaacaaaacatataaagattGATGTACACATATGACAGGATGAGTTATTGTCAAGAACTATAGAAGTGAAGTGTGTCTTAAGTGAGTTTCAATTTGCTGACTTACTAAATCTCTTGCAGAAGCTAGACTTTGTGTTCCTGAGAAGCAAGTTTGTTGTACATAAGAAACAACAGACTAATAGGTAACATATTCAGGATACGGTTAGAAGCCACACATCTGTAATTCCTTTCGTGCCGAGCTTTCAATTTCATTAAGCTTCAGCCAAATTTCTAAACaacttcattttatatttatgattgcAGGCAAACGAATATATTTTGATGGTAACCATCGATGTGATCACTGACTAGTTCCACGCATCCATACTTCCTGGAGGTTGCCagaataatgattttaatttattttacaaacgATACCATCAAGATATATTATCCCCATTGGTGAAATTAACAAGCTAGCTCTACACCAGTAGCAAAGAGATCCTCCTTGATAATTAAGATGGATATTTCTTAACAACAAGGATACATTTTTGTTGCTATTTCGAGTAAATTGACTGACGATGTAACCAAATTTATAGATTAACATATTCAGCTTCTCATTTTCACTGTAGCCTATTTATAGGTTGgtataatacataataattaatttttaagcaaTAATCTGTACCTTAGCGTTTGACATGAACATTTTGAGTTATCTAATATGGCATTATCTCATAATCTCTCTGTATTTTCCCTTCAGATCCAAGTTAATCAAAGCAGAAGTTGAAGAATCAAAGTTGGTAAATATTGGCGTGGTTCTGAGTATGAATTCACCAGTTTCTACCATGGAAAATATATGCATATCCATGGCAATCTCGGATTTCTATGCTACTCACTCAAATTATCAAACGAGATTATCTTTGCACTCTATGGAATCACAAAATATCATTGGTTTGGCTTCAGtgggtaattaatttaaaaatctaataattttccctcacccaaagtttgaacaGTGATCATTGTTTCCTTAGGGTTATGAAATCGTCTAAGATGCTAAAATTCATTCTCTCTAGCCACATTGACTCTCCCTGTAGATCAAACCTTACCCTCCAATGAAACTGATTTCTTTCGACAAAgataattttgtctttgtctaaggAAATTAATTTCGTTGAAGGGTAAGGCTTGATCGACAGAGAGAGATAACCTGGAGAGGGAGAGCCAACGCGGCCATAGATAACGAATCTCTTTCTTAGTTTATCTCTCCCTATCGATTAAACCCCACCCTTTGACGAAATTGATTTCCTCTAACGAAgacaattttgtctttgtcGAAAGAGGAAATCAGTTTCTTTAAGAGTGAGATTTGATTGACAGGGAGAGATACGCCATAAAGGAAAGCCAATGTAGTCAGAGATAGCGAATTTGACCATCTCCGCCGACAGTTTCAAAACCTTAAgaagaaattatcatttttcaaactttaagtgaaaagaaattattaaattttcaaatttttaaataacagttttacctttaattttaacaaagttttttaataaaattttgctcATGAGTGAGactttggatttttaaaatgtttgaggGTGTGAATGGAATTACACTTAACCATGGTgggaacaaatcttttggcctattataaatattataacgGCCGTGTAAGAGCATGTGTGCTTGTCGAAGGggaattatttgaattattttattattgaatttttgttcattatttAAACATCCATAgctaacaaattaatattattaaacgcGGCTTACAATTCCAAAGTTTTAGTTTctgttttaaagatttttaagtAAACTGAGCAATATTTTTAGGGGTTGtttacctttcttttttaatgtcgagagtatattaatatttgattctaatgttttggtatataaataatttagtcaataaaacaatgtcgattaaaagaattatataaatgtgtatataatcAATACAAGTATGAGAGAATAAACatgaataaacaaaagaaattaaataaattaaaaaaaaaataatgtaggAAATAagtcatataatttttataattgaattcaaGATAACAAACCTCAAAACTTCCCAATGAACCCTCTTGTAAATTGACAAATCTTTGGTTGAATGGGTATTGATTGTGTTTGATAGATATCGGTTGGTGAGTTATATAAtgattagaagaaaaaaaatgttattttttaaatgtcagCTCTATATTACTGTGTAGTTTTTTACTATTTAACTTCTTATTATTAGGTGGAATGtaatgtatatatgtttttaagcACGTAATCGgagatataaattatatattattatgtgatttattattattttatctttaatataaaattatctaattacataatgatatattatttgtgtatttaattgtatattaaaaaaatgtatttataattttattatattattaaatattagtttagaaaatttcttgGAATTTGATGCAGTTGTGAAGTTATTGAAGAATGGTGAAGCACATGTGATCATAGGCTCAGATTCTTTTGTTGGAAATACATTTCTACTTGAGCTAGGACAAAAATCTCATGTGCCTTTTGTTTCATTCTCCAAGTCAGGCCCTACTCTCTCCTCCACACAAAACCCTCAACTGATCCATAAAACTCAAAACTTCTCGTCAGTGAAAGCAATTGCCGCCATTTTACAAGAATTTGAATGGAGAGAAGCTGTTCTTATCTATGAAGGTAATGAATATGGCAGTCGAATCATTCCTTATTTCATTGGTTGTTTCCAAGATACAGGCATTCGGGTAGGGCACATTAGCGCAATCTCTAATTCAGCTGATgattatgaaatattaagagAATTGAACATGCTGGCCACCATGCAGACAAGAATTTTCGTTGTGCACATGAGTTCTCCTAAACTTGGGGCCCGACTATTTGTTCTTGCTTCGAAGGCAGGCATGATAAGTAAAGACTATGCATGGCTCATCACTGATGGCTTATCTAATTCGTTAGATGCCATGGATCCCAGGGCTATTGATTTGATGGAGGGTGTGTTAGGCATTAGGCCTCACATTCCCAAGGCAAAACATCTTGAAAACTTCAAAAATAGATGGAAAGAAAACCTTCATGCCATGAAGCGAAATAGTCTAACCTCTGATCAAGTAAATATACTTGGTTTGTGGGCATATGACACAATATGGGCACTAGCTATGGCGACTGAGAAGATTGGCCTGATGAATACAAGCTTTTTGAAGGCAACCTATGGCAGAAGTTCAATAGATCTTACAAACTTAGGGGTGTTTCTCAAATTGGCCGAAGACTTGAGAGTGAAATGTTAGGTACGAAAATCAAAGGATTAAGCGGAGAATTTCACTTGTTGAACGGGCAGTTGCAACCTTCAATCTTggaaattttcaatatgatcgGAACAGGAGAAAGAGTTGTTGGTTATTGGACTCCTGAAAAGGGCTCATCCCGAAACTTACACTCAAATAAAGGAACAAGGGATAAGCTGAAAAAGATTCTTTGGTCTGGAGACTCCATAACAATACCAAAAGGTTGGGCTATACCAGAACTGAAAGTAGCCATTCCGAAGAAAAATGGGTCCACTCAATTTGTGGACATTCATTATAATCCTCATACAAATGAGACAAAATGCCTTGGCTTCTGCTGTGATGTTTTCTATGCTGCCATAGAAGGACTAGATTTCCCGGTACCTTACAAATTTATCCCTTTCATTAATGAAAATGGAGAAAGTGCTGGAAATTATGAAGATCTTCTTTATCAGCTTAAAGAAAAGTTAAGATCCCTAACTAGAAAATTATACATtcccataaaataaaatatatggatCTTTTTTTGTATGAGAGCATGCAGAAAGTGGATATGGTGGTGGGAGATACAACGATTGTGGCTAACCGAACATCATATGTAGAGTTCACATTGCCATACTTAGAGTCTGGTGTGATCATGCTTGTTCCAATTAAGTGTGATAAACATAGAAACATTTGGATTTTTGCTCAGCCTTGGCATTGGGATCTTTGGTTGGCATTCATCACAACTCTTATCTTCATAGGATTTTGCTAGTTTCAGATTAGGTTTTATTAAGAATGCTTTAATCAAGAATTGCAATATTAGTAAACTGGATTagcaagaaacaaaaaataaaatcagcAATAGattaatcaaagaaaaaacatgaGAAATACTTGGTTcaggtttcgatttgaaacacTACATCCAAGGCAAAGACAAGGCTCTAGTCGAATCCACTATTAAACATAAGCAAATATAactgttatagatttatattaccGAACCCCAAGATATTTCGATCCGAACAATATAACaacagaaaacaagaaaaaatataacatgaTATACTTGGTTCAGATTTCATAAaagaaatcctacatccaaggcagaggtgttcctctagtcaaatccactaatatcaagttcgattaCTATATACAAACACACGGATCTCAATCTCTGTATATccaaaacaatatacaaagcAAATACACGGtaaaacaaagtcaaagagaaCTTGACTTCACTGATGAGACACCGCCAATCAAACTTAGAGAGCAAAACTCAGCCACAAAACAGTCATAAGACGCACAAAATAGAGAAAGAAATACCCAACAGCCTCATGCCCGCTCTTTCTCTCTATATTCAGTTGTCGGCCAAAATAAAGcttatatacttaggtcaacACAAATGAAAACCCAACAGAATTACCAAACTGCCCTTATTAGTGAAAGTAATGACTCATGCATCTTAGCTCTAATTACATTACTacccttatagtttttaaacaaaacattacaAACTCCACCTTGTTTGAAAATTACAAGACTCAACATGAATTTAACTAGCAAAGACACCTCTGCAAAACAGACTCACACCTTTCCAATTTGTAACAAGTCTAAGGCACTCTTAAACTTGTTTATTGGAATTATCTTTGTCAAAATATCAGCAGGATTAACCTCTGAAGCAATTTTCTCCAGAATTACCTAACCTTTAGATAAAATTTCCCTTATAAAATGCAACCTAacatctatatgttttgttctctCATGAAAAGCACTATTTTTAGACAGATGTATTGCACTTTGTGAGTCACAATAGATCACAGGAGTTCCACAATGCAGCCCCAATTCTTCTATTATACCTTTCAGCCACAAAACTTCTTTTGTAACCTCTGTTAATGGAACATATTCAGCTTCTGTTGTAGACAAAGCAACAATATATTGAAGACAACTCTTCCAACTTATCACATTATCaccaaatgtgaaaatatagTCAATTAGAGACCTCCTCTTGTCTAAATCTGCAGCATAATCTAAATCATAGTATCCTTTAACATGTAAACTGTTAGTATCAGATGCAGTGTATACCAGACCAAAATCACATGAACCTTTCAAGTATCTCAATACCCATTTCACAGCATTCTAGTGTGTTTTACAAGGTTTTCCCATCAACCTACTCACCAAACTGATTGCATAAGCAATATCAGGCCTGGATCATATCATAGGATACATTAAACTACCTACCACATTTGCATAAggaatctttttcatatattcagattcatcagtaggtaaatcatgcaaaacatatatcaatttgaaatgagcTCCTATAGGAGCATTAACAGATTTAGCATCATGCATACTATACAATTCAAGaacctttttaacatatttagATTGAGACAGagttaaaatacctttaattctatCTCTATTAATATCCATCCCTAAGATTCTTTTTGTAggtcctaaatctttcatttcaaattcatcttttaacaattttttcaacctATTTAATtcacttattttatttgaaacaataaacatatcatccacatatatcaacaagtaaACATAGCTGCCTGTTTcagttttacaaaaataaacataattatcaaAGTTACTTCTAGAAAAGCCAATGGAGAGTATATagtcatcaaaccttttataccattgtcttggtgactgttttaggccatacaaTGACCTTTTTAATAAGCAAACCATATCTTCAAATCTAGGTTTCTCAAAACCTtttggttgctccatataaatctaCTCTTCTAGATTACCATGAAGGAAGACAGTAGTAACATCTAACTGTTcaagttctaaatcaaataacacaaCAGCAGATAAAATAAGctttattgatatatgtttaactACAGGTGAAAAAATCTCATGATAGTCAATTCCTTCTACTTCGGAAAAACCTTTTGCAACAACTCTAGCCTTAAACCTTCCATTTTCAAAGCCTGAAGCAACAAGTTTTCCTTTAAAAAACCATTTACAAcctataatctttttatttacaggtcttttaacaagaatccatgtgttatttttatgcagGGAATCAATTTCAGCTTGCATGACATTTAACCATTCTTTTTTGTGTTTACTCATATaggcttgtttgaaatttacaagttcattcaattcaatgcaatcacctatattaaatgcatatgatataagATCTGTATGAGCATATTTAGATGGCAGTTTAATAACTCTTCTAGACCTATCTCTAGCCAATTGATAATCAGAAAGATCAGAATATGCATCACTGTCTAAACTGCTTTGACTCTGACTCTATGATGGTTGTTAGTTAAAACCCCTATCTTCATACTTTGGAGCATGAATTTGATCTGAACCTAAACCAGGTCCATCACTTGACTCAACACTAGTAGAATTTCTCAAGTTAGAATTCTCCACCTCAATATAAACCTGTTTAGACTGAGATTGGTTAGAGATAAACAgatctttataaaaaacaaattcattaaacaCAACATCCATGCTAACCAcacattttaattcatcaattaaccaAACTTTATAACCCTTAGTCCCTGTAGGGTATCCTAAGAAGACAACTTTTAAAGCTCTAGGGTTTAGCTTACCCTGTTTCACATGGATATAGGCAAGGCATCCAAAAGATCTTAAGTGATTCAAATTTAGTGGTTTACCAAACCACAATTCAATAAgagtcttaaaattaatagctgAAGAGggtgatctattaatcaaataacaagcaGTAGCAACTGCTTCAGCCTAGA
It contains:
- the LOC123200224 gene encoding glutamate receptor 2.2-like, whose translation is MAISDFYATHSNYQTRLSLHSMESQNIIGLASVVVKLLKNGEAHVIIGSDSFVGNTFLLELGQKSHVPFVSFSKSGPTLSSTQNPQLIHKTQNFSSVKAIAAILQEFEWREAVLIYEGNEYGSRIIPYFIGCFQDTGIRVGHISAISNSADDYEILRELNMLATMQTRIFVVHMSSPKLGARLFVLASKAGMISKDYAWLITDGLSNSLDAMDPRAIDLMEGVLGIRPHIPKAKHLENFKNRWKENLHAMKRNSLTSDQVNILGLWAYDTIWALAMATEKIGLMNTSFLKATYGRSSIDLTNLGLQPSILEIFNMIGTGERVVGYWTPEKGSSRNLHSNKGTRDKLKKILWSGDSITIPKGWAIPELKVAIPKKNGSTQFVDIHYNPHTNETKCLGFCCDVFYAAIEGLDFPKVDMVVGDTTIVANRTSYVEFTLPYLESGVIMLVPIKCDKHRNIWIFAQPWHWDLWLAFITTLIFIGFC